The following are from one region of the Stigmatella ashevillena genome:
- a CDS encoding aminotransferase family protein, whose translation MQNDAGHPVRYPEGNVLLRHLARDFPVVSHGEGIYLFDTQGKRYLDGSAGALVASVGHGNREVADRIHEQLLRVSYVNGTHFTTEVTEQLASRLCALAPAGLSRAAFLGSGSEAVEAAIKFIRQLWVERGQPQRAKVITRVPSYHGNTLYALSLSGRPHYKKFFGPLLSEVVTTPAPYPYRSGLEDYARDGASYYARLLEETVQREGPETIAAFIAEPVIGSSAGASPPPPGYFARVEEICRRYGILTLADEVMCGCGRTGRFFASELYDFTPDVLVLGKGISGGYAPLSALLIRQEHLEKMRLGSGGFMHAQTYLQAPAMTAAGLAVLDYYERHGVVANAARVGEYLQRRLREVLLPLPSVGSVQGVGLMAGVELVEDKASKKPFARSRKVVEGLLSELFAQGLVLWSNTGHADGTNGDLVMIGPPLIITEAEVDELVEKLARGITSFMERL comes from the coding sequence ATGCAAAACGACGCGGGACATCCTGTCCGCTACCCTGAGGGCAACGTCCTGTTGCGCCACCTGGCGCGCGACTTTCCCGTGGTGTCTCACGGCGAGGGCATCTACCTCTTCGACACCCAGGGAAAGCGCTACCTCGACGGCTCCGCCGGCGCGCTCGTGGCCAGTGTGGGACACGGCAACCGGGAGGTGGCCGACCGCATCCACGAGCAGCTGCTCCGGGTCTCCTACGTCAACGGGACCCACTTCACGACCGAGGTGACGGAGCAGCTCGCCTCGCGCCTGTGCGCCCTGGCCCCCGCAGGGCTCTCGCGGGCGGCATTCCTCGGCTCCGGCTCCGAGGCGGTGGAGGCAGCCATCAAGTTCATCCGGCAGCTCTGGGTCGAGCGAGGCCAGCCCCAGCGCGCCAAGGTCATCACCCGGGTGCCCAGCTACCACGGCAATACCCTGTACGCCCTCTCTCTCTCGGGGCGGCCTCACTACAAGAAGTTCTTCGGCCCCCTGTTGTCCGAGGTCGTCACCACGCCCGCGCCCTACCCCTACCGCTCGGGGCTCGAGGACTATGCGCGAGACGGGGCCTCCTACTACGCGCGGCTCCTGGAAGAGACCGTTCAGCGGGAAGGGCCCGAGACGATCGCCGCCTTCATCGCCGAGCCGGTCATCGGCTCCTCGGCGGGCGCCTCGCCCCCTCCACCGGGCTACTTCGCGCGCGTGGAGGAGATCTGCCGCCGGTACGGCATCCTCACCCTCGCCGACGAAGTCATGTGCGGATGTGGCCGCACGGGGCGCTTCTTCGCCAGCGAGCTGTATGACTTCACGCCGGACGTCCTCGTGCTCGGCAAGGGCATCAGCGGCGGCTACGCACCGCTGAGCGCCCTGCTGATCCGCCAGGAGCACCTCGAGAAGATGCGTCTGGGCTCCGGCGGCTTCATGCATGCCCAGACCTACTTGCAGGCCCCGGCCATGACGGCCGCCGGGCTCGCGGTGCTCGACTACTACGAGCGCCACGGGGTGGTGGCGAACGCCGCGCGGGTGGGCGAGTACCTGCAACGCCGGTTGCGCGAGGTGCTCTTGCCCCTGCCGTCCGTGGGCTCCGTTCAGGGCGTCGGACTGATGGCGGGCGTGGAGCTCGTGGAGGACAAGGCCAGCAAGAAGCCCTTCGCGCGCTCGCGCAAGGTGGTGGAGGGGCTGCTCTCGGAGCTCTTCGCGCAGGGCCTCGTCCTCTGGTCCAACACGGGCCATGCCGACGGAACGAACGGAGACCTCGTGATGATCGGCCCCCCGCTCATCATCACCGAGGCCGAGGTGGATGAACTGGTGGAGAAGCTCGCGCGGGGAATCACCTCCTTCATGGAGCGGCTATGA
- a CDS encoding PilZ domain-containing protein, with protein sequence MTGPERRRHRRFRVRLSVQFLRGEVEVAGEIFNISCSGCLLVTPVALKPGEQVAVHLPSLGSTMMSFRVVRVRPVGPWFAVATAFEPNLPSEAVLEELATREPASDDEPEHLF encoded by the coding sequence ATGACAGGCCCCGAACGCCGCCGCCACCGCCGCTTTCGCGTCCGCTTGAGCGTGCAGTTCCTGAGGGGAGAGGTGGAAGTCGCGGGGGAGATTTTCAACATCTCCTGCTCCGGCTGTTTGCTCGTCACCCCCGTGGCCCTGAAGCCTGGCGAGCAAGTGGCTGTCCACCTGCCCAGCCTGGGCAGCACGATGATGTCCTTCCGGGTGGTGCGGGTGCGCCCCGTGGGGCCCTGGTTCGCGGTGGCCACCGCCTTCGAGCCGAACCTGCCCAGCGAGGCCGTGCTGGAGGAACTCGCCACCCGTGAGCCCGCCTCGGACGACGAGCCCGAGCACCTCTTCTGA
- a CDS encoding class I SAM-dependent methyltransferase → MDVWRAGGTAGTVGLARASEAQLRFRAEVGPFFWQSAVLKRCWEKPRGYAGDFLMMEALYRHVPAGESPLGLWLDTWALDLPGFQAVRNRRDMLSTLLREEHARGARRVMNVASGSAPELAAVAREVSFDSVTLMDQDQGALDSALAHFHRVGALPATRLEALRLWCGSVLALLRNRSELERDSQDFLYSIGLYDYLTERFARSLTTRLWAGVAPGGLLVLGNFNADNPMLHFTESALDWYLVYRSPTDMLRLVEGLPGVAHAEVRTEDTGCLHLLLARKAG, encoded by the coding sequence ATGGATGTCTGGCGTGCAGGTGGAACGGCAGGGACCGTGGGCCTGGCCCGGGCCTCGGAAGCCCAGCTCCGCTTCCGCGCCGAGGTGGGCCCCTTCTTCTGGCAGAGCGCGGTGCTGAAGCGCTGCTGGGAGAAGCCGCGCGGGTACGCCGGAGACTTCCTCATGATGGAGGCCCTCTACCGGCACGTCCCCGCGGGCGAGAGCCCCCTGGGCCTCTGGCTGGACACCTGGGCGCTGGACTTGCCGGGATTCCAGGCGGTGCGCAATCGCCGTGACATGCTCAGCACCCTGCTGCGCGAGGAGCATGCACGCGGGGCGCGGCGGGTGATGAACGTGGCGTCCGGCTCGGCGCCGGAGCTGGCGGCGGTGGCGCGCGAGGTGAGCTTCGACAGCGTCACCCTGATGGACCAGGACCAAGGTGCACTGGACTCGGCGCTGGCCCACTTCCACCGCGTGGGCGCACTGCCCGCCACCCGGCTGGAGGCGCTGCGCTTGTGGTGTGGTTCGGTGCTCGCGCTGCTGCGCAACCGCAGCGAGCTGGAGCGCGACTCCCAGGACTTCCTCTACTCCATTGGCCTGTACGACTACCTCACGGAGCGCTTTGCCCGGAGCCTCACCACGCGGCTCTGGGCAGGGGTCGCGCCGGGAGGATTGCTGGTGCTCGGCAACTTCAACGCGGACAACCCGATGCTCCACTTCACCGAGAGTGCACTGGATTGGTACCTCGTCTACCGCAGCCCCACGGACATGCTGCGACTGGTGGAGGGGTTGCCCGGGGTGGCCCACGCCGAGGTGCGCACAGAGGACACCGGCTGCCTCCACCTGCTGCTGGCCCGCAAGGCGGGCTGA
- a CDS encoding DUF2378 family protein, translated as MPSLIHERAVKECRERQVFTPEVATVRGLIFNAVLGLVNRHEGEAAAAELRGLVSKKPYIDFFPYPARDFLQLLYGAAERLAPAHGDSLDEAIRACGGAAVSGFFQSAVGRTLTNLIGRGDPKRLFSNAPTAYSTTVGYGQRTYTRLTDRAVRLHFRGDMQPVQFHQGVLEEALAAVGCKGRVRVRALGLDEAEYTIEWE; from the coding sequence ATGCCTTCCCTCATTCACGAGCGGGCTGTCAAGGAGTGCCGGGAGAGGCAGGTGTTCACCCCCGAGGTCGCCACCGTCCGTGGGCTGATCTTCAATGCGGTGCTCGGGCTGGTGAATCGGCATGAGGGAGAGGCCGCCGCGGCGGAGTTGCGCGGGCTCGTGTCGAAGAAGCCTTACATCGACTTTTTTCCCTATCCCGCCCGGGATTTCTTGCAGCTGCTCTACGGCGCCGCGGAGCGGCTCGCCCCGGCACATGGTGACTCGCTCGATGAGGCCATCCGGGCGTGTGGTGGCGCGGCCGTGTCGGGATTCTTCCAGTCGGCGGTGGGGCGCACGCTCACGAACCTCATCGGACGGGGGGATCCCAAGCGGCTTTTCTCCAACGCCCCGACGGCCTACTCCACCACGGTGGGGTACGGACAGCGGACGTACACCCGGCTGACCGACCGTGCCGTGCGCTTGCACTTCCGGGGTGACATGCAGCCGGTGCAGTTTCACCAAGGGGTGCTGGAAGAGGCGCTCGCGGCGGTGGGCTGCAAGGGCCGGGTTCGCGTCCGGGCGCTCGGCCTGGATGAGGCCGAGTACACCATCGAGTGGGAGTAA
- a CDS encoding oligosaccharide flippase family protein, with protein sequence MNATDTPEVSSSEVKARAQKGIVVLLARTVASQGLRVISALCLSRLLFPGDYGLFGIVAYATSLGVFLGDLGLSAALVRQAHEPTEDETSTIFWCHQGLTAVIVATVMALAPILVEGYALGAQALPMVYTMTLGLFFSSLRVIPLMMLERKLAFPVIARAELIENVAQVVTTIGLASLGVGAWALVGGGLVRGAVGLGCIWWASPWKPRGAFRLDVVRRLLGYGLGFQLPPLVGAVSAGFIPLVVGHFLGKEAVGLVNWAWALASTPMMLSIILNRVAFPAYCRLQDDPAGFADYLRTSLRRLSAVLCLFIPLAVLAVPVAVPLFFGERWVPAVPLVQWFSLECVLTTLTGLLATAQNASGRPWERLAVTVGVGLTRWALGAWLVHRFGLAGIGPLGLIVGLGELWVTAWRVTQLNAALRGLVAEVVEPVVTVSLLLLGAFVAAPFVSKGLLAQALVGAAVFAGLVLLREQLPGPLPLVAELRAIIALVSARRARVAPQEPSP encoded by the coding sequence ATGAACGCGACCGACACCCCAGAAGTCTCCTCCTCCGAGGTGAAGGCCCGCGCCCAGAAGGGCATCGTCGTCCTGCTGGCCCGGACCGTGGCCTCCCAAGGGCTGCGTGTCATCAGCGCCCTGTGTCTGTCTCGCCTGTTGTTTCCTGGCGACTACGGCCTGTTCGGCATCGTGGCGTATGCCACGTCCCTGGGCGTCTTCCTGGGGGATCTGGGCTTGAGTGCCGCCCTCGTCCGCCAGGCGCATGAGCCCACCGAGGACGAGACATCCACCATTTTCTGGTGTCACCAGGGGCTCACCGCCGTCATTGTCGCAACGGTCATGGCCCTGGCGCCCATCCTTGTGGAGGGCTACGCCCTGGGGGCGCAGGCCCTGCCCATGGTCTATACGATGACCCTGGGCCTGTTCTTCTCCTCCCTGCGCGTCATCCCCTTGATGATGCTGGAGCGGAAGCTGGCGTTTCCCGTCATCGCCCGCGCCGAGCTCATCGAGAACGTGGCGCAGGTGGTCACCACCATCGGTTTGGCCTCGCTGGGCGTGGGGGCCTGGGCGCTCGTGGGGGGCGGGTTGGTGCGCGGCGCGGTGGGGCTGGGCTGTATCTGGTGGGCGTCTCCCTGGAAGCCCCGGGGCGCCTTCCGGCTCGATGTCGTCCGGCGCTTGCTGGGCTATGGCCTGGGCTTCCAGCTCCCGCCGCTGGTGGGGGCCGTGTCCGCGGGCTTCATCCCGCTGGTGGTGGGCCACTTTTTGGGCAAGGAGGCCGTGGGGCTGGTGAACTGGGCCTGGGCGCTGGCCTCCACGCCGATGATGCTCAGCATCATCCTCAACCGGGTGGCCTTTCCCGCGTACTGCCGTTTGCAGGATGACCCGGCCGGTTTCGCGGACTACCTGAGGACGTCGCTGCGGCGCCTGTCCGCCGTGCTCTGCCTGTTCATTCCGCTGGCGGTGCTCGCTGTCCCGGTGGCCGTGCCGCTCTTCTTCGGGGAGCGATGGGTGCCCGCCGTGCCGCTCGTCCAGTGGTTCAGCCTGGAGTGCGTGCTCACCACGCTCACCGGTCTGCTGGCCACCGCGCAGAACGCGAGTGGCCGCCCCTGGGAGCGGCTGGCGGTCACCGTGGGGGTGGGGCTCACCCGGTGGGCGTTGGGGGCCTGGCTCGTCCATCGCTTCGGCCTCGCGGGCATTGGGCCCCTGGGCCTCATCGTCGGACTGGGCGAGCTGTGGGTCACCGCATGGCGCGTCACCCAGCTCAACGCCGCGCTCCGGGGGCTGGTGGCCGAGGTGGTGGAGCCTGTCGTCACGGTGAGCCTGTTGTTGCTGGGGGCCTTCGTGGCGGCCCCGTTTGTCAGCAAGGGGCTGCTGGCTCAGGCGCTGGTGGGGGCCGCGGTGTTCGCCGGGCTCGTCCTGCTGCGCGAGCAGCTCCCGGGGCCATTGCCCCTGGTGGCCGAATTGCGCGCCATCATTGCCCTGGTGAGCGCGCGGCGCGCTAGGGTCGCGCCCCAAGAGCCATCGCCATGA
- a CDS encoding glycosyltransferase family 2 protein — translation MKKPDLIISIVNHSNPELLHDCLRTLFQTTKACTFEVWVVDNATGGRGVDAMRRDFPQVRWLFNTARKGFSANHNQVLSQAQGRYFCIFNDDTLVHEGAFDALVRFMDENPRVGMAGARLLNADGTPQDCVFREMGLSTALFDICFLPRSLHFLKALHVDPAQYGNAQARVSWVLGACIVVREETLGEVGLLDEKLSPLGNTEDTDWCVRAWKAGWEVAFCPEAVITHLTSRSFRPSARGHDRVRVELWRTRLAYFRKHHGRVHEQLMRLILVGTLPWNSAVLTQSLLRRRLSFGEYQRQLSTFVRISEMGLRARLG, via the coding sequence ATGAAGAAGCCGGACCTGATCATCTCCATCGTCAACCACAGCAACCCGGAGTTGCTGCACGACTGTCTGCGCACGCTGTTTCAGACGACGAAGGCGTGCACCTTCGAGGTGTGGGTGGTGGACAACGCCACGGGTGGGCGTGGGGTGGACGCCATGCGGCGGGACTTTCCCCAGGTGCGCTGGCTCTTCAACACCGCTCGCAAGGGCTTCTCCGCCAACCACAACCAGGTCCTCTCCCAGGCGCAGGGCCGCTACTTCTGCATCTTCAACGACGACACCCTCGTGCACGAGGGCGCCTTCGATGCGCTCGTCCGGTTCATGGATGAGAACCCCCGCGTGGGCATGGCGGGTGCCCGGCTGCTCAACGCGGATGGCACGCCCCAGGATTGCGTCTTCCGGGAGATGGGGCTCTCCACGGCGCTCTTCGACATCTGCTTCCTGCCGCGCTCCCTGCACTTCCTCAAGGCGCTGCACGTGGATCCGGCGCAGTACGGGAACGCGCAGGCCCGGGTGAGCTGGGTGCTGGGCGCGTGCATCGTCGTGCGCGAGGAGACGTTGGGCGAGGTGGGCTTGCTGGACGAGAAGCTCTCGCCCCTGGGCAACACCGAGGACACCGACTGGTGCGTCCGGGCGTGGAAGGCGGGCTGGGAGGTGGCGTTCTGTCCCGAGGCCGTCATCACCCACCTGACGAGCCGCTCCTTCCGGCCATCCGCGCGAGGGCATGACCGCGTCCGGGTGGAGCTGTGGCGCACGCGTCTGGCCTACTTCCGGAAGCACCATGGCCGGGTGCACGAGCAGCTCATGCGGCTCATCCTCGTGGGCACCCTGCCGTGGAACTCGGCCGTCCTCACCCAGTCCCTGTTGCGGCGGCGCTTGAGCTTCGGCGAGTACCAGCGGCAGTTGTCCACCTTCGTGCGGATCTCCGAGATGGGGCTGCGCGCGAGGCTGGGGTAG
- a CDS encoding glycosyltransferase family 2 protein — MPFFSIIIPTYNRARLLERTLASVFTQEFTDYEVLVVDDGSTDDTEDVLARHSGRVRVLRQQNQGQGVARNLAIQHAVGTYAVFLDSDDLWFPWTLSTYLQAIDMYVSPSVVMGTVASFGREEELASVSQEPFRAWAFTDYLASAPEPFIRTACVIAVRLEALRRVGGFTARRIASEDHDLLFRLGTEPGFVWMQAPIVVGYRQHDHSSSRSLEQSHQGLRFQLEQEQGGHYPGGASRRRDRLTLILRGVRHVTRWLTEHGRPDLAMDLYRRSLGAHLEVPRWRYLLGFPPWMMAASLRHLRR; from the coding sequence ATGCCCTTCTTCTCCATCATCATCCCCACCTACAACCGGGCCCGGTTGCTGGAGCGGACGCTCGCCTCTGTCTTCACGCAGGAGTTCACCGATTACGAGGTGCTCGTCGTCGACGACGGCTCCACGGATGACACGGAGGACGTGCTGGCGCGCCACAGCGGCCGGGTGCGGGTGCTGCGCCAGCAGAACCAGGGCCAGGGGGTGGCCCGCAACCTGGCGATCCAGCACGCGGTCGGCACGTATGCCGTGTTCCTGGACAGCGACGACCTGTGGTTTCCGTGGACGCTCTCCACCTACCTCCAGGCCATCGACATGTACGTCAGCCCGTCGGTGGTGATGGGCACGGTCGCTTCCTTCGGACGTGAGGAGGAGCTGGCCTCGGTGTCGCAAGAGCCCTTCCGGGCCTGGGCGTTCACGGACTACCTGGCCAGCGCGCCGGAGCCGTTCATCCGCACCGCGTGCGTCATCGCCGTGCGCCTGGAGGCGCTCCGGCGGGTCGGGGGCTTCACCGCCCGGCGCATCGCCTCCGAGGATCATGATCTCCTCTTTCGACTGGGCACCGAGCCGGGCTTCGTGTGGATGCAGGCACCGATTGTGGTGGGCTACCGCCAGCATGACCACTCGTCCTCGCGCAGCCTCGAGCAGAGCCATCAGGGGCTGCGTTTCCAATTGGAGCAGGAGCAGGGGGGGCACTATCCCGGAGGGGCGTCCCGGCGCCGTGACCGGCTGACGCTCATCCTGCGGGGCGTGCGGCACGTGACGCGGTGGCTGACCGAGCACGGGCGCCCGGATCTGGCGATGGACCTGTACCGGCGCAGCCTCGGCGCGCACCTGGAGGTGCCGCGCTGGCGCTACCTGCTGGGCTTTCCTCCCTGGATGATGGCGGCGTCGCTGCGGCACCTGCGCCGGTGA
- a CDS encoding acyltransferase family protein, translated as MSLASPSHTVPAALEPRQEGLDLLRALAILPVLLFHAPGSVTHALPEALRHAFTFGWMGVDLFFVLSGYLIGRQVFTARQEAPTGALLREFWVKRWTRTLPLYFVVLGTYAFLKPLVFRAPFVGGGWHYALFLQNYTPLTDFVQSWSLCVEEHFYLVLPVLAFGLGGRRWPAAVWLVPGALSLMGRVLVSRTLPESLTVLEAVPLLQWPTHLHLDGMALGVFLARTAPRWRQWPAQWKAASAALGLGVLAVTLTLCGPTLLGHARVWVFTGLSVGFALLVVGLEAMRLPGWARKAVYTVAVTSYGTYLWHGLVVRAFDRVNFSLGFWVLDLALFLAVTVGVAWGTYLAVEKPGLKLRGWLLEPSGRSTPARAP; from the coding sequence ATGTCCCTCGCCTCCCCCTCTCACACCGTCCCGGCGGCGCTCGAGCCCCGTCAAGAAGGGCTGGACCTGCTCCGGGCGCTGGCCATCCTGCCGGTGCTGCTCTTCCATGCCCCTGGGAGCGTCACCCATGCCCTGCCCGAGGCGCTGCGCCATGCCTTCACCTTCGGGTGGATGGGGGTGGACCTGTTCTTCGTGCTCTCGGGCTATCTCATCGGCCGCCAGGTCTTCACCGCGAGGCAGGAGGCCCCCACGGGCGCGCTGCTGCGCGAGTTCTGGGTGAAGCGCTGGACGCGCACGCTGCCGCTCTACTTCGTGGTGCTGGGAACCTACGCGTTCCTCAAACCCCTCGTCTTCCGGGCCCCCTTCGTCGGGGGGGGCTGGCACTACGCCCTCTTCCTCCAGAACTACACCCCCCTGACCGACTTCGTGCAGAGCTGGTCCTTGTGCGTGGAAGAGCACTTCTACCTGGTGCTGCCGGTGCTGGCGTTCGGGCTGGGCGGCAGACGGTGGCCCGCGGCGGTCTGGCTGGTGCCGGGGGCCCTGAGCCTGATGGGGCGGGTGCTCGTGTCACGCACCCTGCCCGAGAGCCTGACGGTGCTGGAGGCGGTCCCCTTGCTCCAATGGCCCACCCACCTGCACCTGGACGGGATGGCCCTCGGGGTGTTCCTGGCCCGCACGGCGCCCCGCTGGCGGCAGTGGCCAGCCCAGTGGAAGGCCGCGAGCGCGGCACTGGGGCTCGGGGTGCTGGCCGTGACGCTCACGCTGTGTGGCCCCACCCTCCTGGGCCATGCCCGGGTGTGGGTGTTCACCGGGTTGAGCGTGGGCTTCGCCCTGCTCGTGGTGGGCCTGGAGGCGATGCGGCTGCCCGGCTGGGCGCGCAAGGCGGTGTACACGGTGGCGGTGACGTCCTACGGGACGTACCTGTGGCACGGGCTCGTGGTGCGGGCCTTCGACCGGGTGAACTTCTCGTTGGGCTTCTGGGTGCTGGACCTGGCGCTCTTCCTGGCGGTGACCGTAGGCGTGGCGTGGGGAACGTACCTGGCCGTGGAGAAGCCTGGGCTGAAGCTGCGGGGATGGTTGCTGGAGCCTTCCGGCCGTTCCACCCCTGCCCGCGCGCCCTGA
- a CDS encoding glycosyltransferase family 4 protein: MSRLRVLLGIHHPLDPNLGAPGVTLALGQALQELGCDVSYYGYGEAFPGVTSHSAWHSVRFPWALSAWLARHAGRFDVLDITTGDCWPWARVGRPGARRRHALVTRSHGLEHAVSEQLRVDARSGQARLSWKYPLYHGGFRLWEVRQSLLLADHAVLLNPMDRDFARDRLGVPGGQLSVIPHGLSEPFLARPAPEPFEGPLRVAFVGSWIQRKGREELVAVASALRTQEVPFSLGLLGTGTPEGEVRQAFSAEVRAQVHVVPRYRNEELPGLLRGYEVLLFPSHAEGYGMALVEAMACGLAPVTTPVGVAPEVVQEGQTGRLLPVGDVPGLTQAVRALAEDRLRLMDLRRAAQQAVKGMTWKQAGARTLRMYESILAVN; this comes from the coding sequence GTGTCCCGCCTGCGCGTCCTCCTCGGCATCCATCACCCCCTCGACCCGAACCTGGGAGCCCCCGGCGTCACGTTGGCCCTGGGGCAGGCGCTCCAGGAGCTGGGCTGTGATGTCTCCTATTATGGATACGGTGAGGCCTTTCCGGGCGTCACCTCTCACTCGGCCTGGCACTCCGTCCGGTTTCCCTGGGCCTTGAGCGCATGGCTGGCCCGGCATGCCGGCCGTTTCGATGTGCTCGACATCACCACGGGAGACTGCTGGCCCTGGGCCCGCGTGGGGCGCCCGGGGGCGCGGCGCCGCCACGCCCTGGTGACGCGCAGCCATGGCCTGGAGCACGCCGTCTCGGAGCAGCTCCGCGTGGACGCACGCTCGGGCCAGGCTCGGCTGAGCTGGAAGTACCCGCTCTACCATGGCGGTTTCCGGCTCTGGGAGGTGCGCCAGTCCCTGCTGCTCGCCGACCACGCCGTGCTCCTCAACCCCATGGACCGCGACTTCGCCCGCGATCGGCTGGGCGTGCCGGGAGGGCAGCTCTCCGTCATCCCCCATGGGTTGTCCGAGCCCTTCCTCGCGCGCCCTGCCCCCGAGCCCTTCGAAGGGCCCCTGCGCGTCGCCTTCGTGGGCAGTTGGATTCAGCGCAAGGGCCGCGAGGAACTCGTGGCCGTGGCCAGCGCGTTGCGCACCCAGGAAGTCCCGTTCTCTCTGGGATTGCTGGGCACGGGCACCCCGGAAGGGGAGGTCCGGCAGGCCTTTTCGGCGGAAGTGCGTGCCCAGGTCCACGTGGTGCCGCGCTACCGCAACGAGGAGCTTCCCGGGTTGCTCCGCGGGTATGAAGTCCTGCTCTTTCCCAGCCATGCGGAGGGCTATGGCATGGCGCTCGTCGAGGCCATGGCCTGTGGGCTTGCGCCCGTGACGACCCCGGTGGGCGTCGCCCCCGAGGTTGTTCAGGAGGGGCAGACGGGCAGGCTGCTCCCAGTGGGCGATGTGCCAGGCCTGACGCAGGCGGTACGCGCCCTGGCCGAGGATCGCCTCCGCCTTATGGACTTGCGGCGAGCCGCTCAGCAGGCAGTGAAAGGTATGACGTGGAAGCAGGCGGGCGCACGCACACTGCGCATGTATGAGTCAATTCTTGCCGTGAATTGA
- a CDS encoding MraY family glycosyltransferase: MITFLVTFLVALTVCLGLTLVVRNRALAWGWVDQANSSRKVHIRPIPRLGGVAIVAGFFAPLCALFLVDSGVGLLFQSYRELLWGLFGGGAVIALLGLYDDLKGANARLKFAVQFAVAIGLYRLGFRVELIANPFGPELSLGVLSLPFTVLWVVGVINAINLIDGLDGLAGGVAFFGVSTNFILSLVRGDVVMCLLMAALAGAILGFLVFNFNPASIFMGDTGSMFLGFVLAAVSLKTSTKSGTAVAMLVPIMALGLPIMDTLIAMVRRTLLGRPMFSADKEHIHHRLMSRMVLSHRSAVLVLYGVCGLFMLTALGLNFANSAQSALLLVGMGIVIVVLMRKLGYLDLRRASAVGQTRRKNIRLHSLVKDVTRASRRAGSLQELWGVLRPLAEVLNASRLELRFQHRWGPGLSEGVVFETERPAGSAVPLDMRIAVKDDDVQVGWLRLSWKDGRAEVNRDEELALELVADAVAERAHQLMALEEAEPGRVVSLGR, encoded by the coding sequence ATGATCACTTTTCTCGTCACTTTCCTGGTTGCACTGACGGTTTGCCTGGGACTCACGCTGGTCGTCCGCAACAGGGCGTTGGCGTGGGGTTGGGTGGACCAGGCGAATTCGAGCCGCAAGGTTCACATCCGTCCCATTCCGCGGCTGGGAGGGGTGGCCATCGTGGCGGGCTTCTTCGCCCCGCTGTGTGCGCTGTTCCTGGTGGACTCGGGGGTGGGGCTGCTCTTCCAGTCCTACCGCGAGCTGCTCTGGGGCCTGTTCGGCGGGGGCGCGGTGATTGCGCTGCTCGGGCTGTATGACGACCTGAAGGGCGCCAATGCCCGGCTCAAGTTCGCCGTGCAGTTCGCGGTGGCCATTGGGCTGTACCGGCTGGGCTTTCGCGTGGAGCTGATCGCCAATCCGTTCGGCCCGGAGCTCTCCCTGGGGGTGTTGAGCCTGCCCTTCACCGTGCTGTGGGTCGTGGGCGTCATCAATGCCATCAACCTCATCGACGGGCTGGATGGCCTGGCGGGGGGCGTCGCCTTCTTTGGCGTGAGCACCAACTTCATCCTCTCGCTGGTGCGTGGGGACGTCGTCATGTGTCTGCTCATGGCCGCGCTGGCCGGAGCCATCCTGGGCTTCCTCGTCTTCAACTTCAATCCGGCCTCCATCTTCATGGGAGACACCGGCAGCATGTTCCTGGGCTTCGTGCTCGCCGCGGTCTCCCTCAAGACGTCCACCAAGAGCGGCACCGCGGTCGCCATGCTCGTGCCCATCATGGCGCTGGGGCTGCCCATCATGGACACGTTGATCGCCATGGTGCGCCGCACGCTGCTGGGTCGGCCCATGTTCAGTGCCGACAAGGAGCACATCCACCACCGGCTCATGAGCCGGATGGTGCTCAGCCACCGCTCCGCCGTGCTCGTGCTGTATGGCGTGTGTGGCCTGTTCATGCTCACCGCCCTGGGGCTCAACTTCGCTAACAGCGCCCAGAGCGCCCTGCTCCTCGTCGGCATGGGCATCGTCATCGTCGTGCTCATGCGCAAGCTGGGGTACCTGGACCTGCGCCGGGCCAGCGCGGTGGGGCAGACGCGGCGCAAGAACATCCGTCTGCACTCGCTGGTGAAGGACGTCACCCGGGCGTCGCGCCGGGCCGGCTCCTTGCAAGAGTTGTGGGGCGTCCTCCGTCCGCTCGCCGAGGTGCTGAATGCCTCCCGCCTGGAGCTGCGCTTCCAGCACCGCTGGGGCCCTGGGCTCTCCGAGGGCGTCGTCTTCGAGACGGAGCGCCCGGCGGGTTCCGCCGTGCCCTTGGACATGCGCATCGCGGTGAAGGACGACGATGTGCAGGTCGGGTGGCTGCGGCTCTCCTGGAAGGATGGGCGCGCCGAGGTCAACCGGGATGAGGAACTGGCGCTGGAGCTGGTGGCCGATGCGGTGGCCGAGCGGGCCCATCAGTTGATGGCCCTCGAAGAGGCCGAGCCCGGCCGCGTCGTCTCGCTCGGGCGGTAA